The genomic segment GGCGTCAGCACGGCGCAGATCGCCTACGCCTGGATGATGCACAAGCCGGGTATCGCGTCGCCGATCATCGGTGCCAGCAAGATGTACCAGTTGGAGGAGGCGGTCGCCGCGGTCGACGTCAAGCTCGGCGCGGACGAAATCAAATCGCTCGAGGAACTGTACCGGCCGCACGCGGTGCTGGGGCACTCATGAGCACGCCGGCCCAGGTCACGATACGCCGCGCGGTCGGCAGTGATATCGATGCGATTGCCAGCATCTTTGACGGGCCGAAGGCGGTGTCGGGTACCCTGCAACTGCCGTACCCGCACCCGGAGCGCTACAAAGGGCCTGTCGTCGATAACGACCCGAACAATATCATTCTCGTCGCCTGTGCAGGCGACGAGGTGGTGGGGCACCTGGGGATTCATCTGGCGCCGAACCCGCGCCGCAAGCATACCTGCGAGCTTGGTATGGCGGTGCGCGACGACTGGCAAGGGATGGGCGTCGGCACGGCACTGATGCAGGCGGCGGTGGATATGTGCGACCGCTGGTTGAACATCTCCCGCATTGAACTGGCGGTGTATGTCGATAACGTGCCGGCGCGGCGTCTGTACGAGAAGTTCGGCTTCGTCTCCGAGGGTGTGCACAAGATGCACGCGTTCCGCGACGGCGTCTACGTTGACACGATGAGCATGGCGCGGCTGCGGAAGCCGGTCAACGGCTTGTAAGCGCAAGCAGGCCGATCGCTCCGCATGACAGAGCGACAATAAGCCCAAAGGCTATGTAGGCGAATCCCAGGCGGCGTGAAGCCCTTCCGGTGACCAAGCGAATGCGGAAGGATAGTGGCCAGAAACCGATGCCCGCGCCAATAATATTGAGACCGGTCAGGATGGGTGTGAAAGCAATAAACATGCTGACAACCACGGCAATCGCGATGGCTTGTCTAGTGGCACAAGCGAAGAAAAACAACGGACCGAAAACGAACAGAAAAATGCGACCGTACCGCTTGCTGGTTTGATCCAGTTTGATCAATTGGTCAGCATTCTGAAGCGCTATTGCTTCGTTTTCCTTCCTGAATTGCTCCCCGCGACGAACGAGCTTCGGCCCCAACCAGAAGATCGTCGCGAGGATGACGATTGGCAGTAGTGGAACGGCCGCAACGAGGAATTCGTCAAAAGGCGGGAGGTTCACGGGCAATCAATGCTCCTGGATGATCATATACCCGCCATGAGCGGTTGGCAACAACTCGAAGAGTGTTGGCTAAGCGTGGCGCATTACAGCGGCAGCATTTTGGATGCTTCGCGCGGGAAGTGTGCATTAGGCCGGTGGCCTAGCCTTCGCGCTCAGCATGACATGGCGGCGAGGCAATAGACAACTAAAGAAGAGGCAACATGCAACCGATCAAAACCATTACATCCAAGATTGTGTCCGTGCCGAATGAGAACATCGACACCGATCAGATCATCCCGGCGCGCTACCTGAAGGTCACGGACAAGGCCGGGCTGGGCGAAGGGCTGTTCGCCGACTGGCGCGCCCGCGATCCCGGCTTTATCCTGAACCAGCCGCGCGCCCAGGGCGCGCAGATCCTGGTCGCCGGGGACAATTTCGGCTGCGGCTCGTCCCGCGAGCATGCACCGTGGGCGCTGCAGGGCGCCGGATTCAAGGCGGTCATCAGCACCTCGTTCGCCGACATCTTCCGCAACAACTCGCTCAAGAACGGCGTGCTGCCGATCATCGTCGATGAGGACACGCTGCACCAGTTGCAGTCGATCGCCGAGGAAGACCCGGACGCGCAGGTGAACGTCGACCTGGCCACGCAGTCGATCACGCTGCCGGACGGGCGCAAGGTCGGCTTTCCGATCGACGGCTTCAACCGGACGATGCTGTTGCAGGGCGTGGACGAAATCGGCTACACGTTGGGCAAAGACGCGGCAATCGCGAACTTTGAAGCGCAGCACCGCACCTGGGTCAACACGCAGCCCGCTAGCTGAAAGGCGCCATGATCCAGATCTACGACACGACCTTGCGCGACGGCAGCCAGCGCGAGGGCATCTCCTATTCGCTGGACGACAAACTGAAGATCGCTCGCGCACTGGACGACCTGGGCGTCGCCTTCATCGAGGGCGGCTGGCCGGGCTCCAACCCGAAGGATGCCGAGCTCTTCGAGCGCATGCAGACGATGAACCTCAAGCACGCGCTCGTCGCCGCCTTCGGCTCGACCTGCCGCGCCAACGGTACGCCCGACGACGACGCCAACATCAAGGCGTTGCTCGACGCGCATACGCCGGTCTGCACGGTCGTCGGGAAGACCTGGACGCTGCACGTCACCGATGTGCTGCGCACGACGCTGGCCGACAACCTGCGCATCATCGAGCAGAGCATCGCGTACCTGCGCGCCAACGGCCGGCGCGTTATCTACGACGCGGAGCACTTCTTCGACGGCCTGCGCGCGGACCCGACCTACGCGCTGGAGACACTTCGCGCGGCGGTACGCGGCGGCGCAGAGATCGCAGTGCTGTGCGACACAAACGGCGGTTCGATGCCGTGGGAGATCGGCGAGTGGGTGGCCGAGGTGCGCGCGGTGCTCAACTTCCCGATCGGCATTCACACGCACAACGACGGCGAGTGTGCCGTCGCCAACACGCTGCAGGCGGTGCGGGCGGGCGCGGTGCAGGTGCAGGGCACGGTCAACGGCTACGGCGAGCGCTGCGGCAACGCCAACCTGTGCGCCATCATCCCGGACATCGAGCTCAAGATGAACGAGCGCTGCCTGCCCGAAGGTAGCCTCACGAAATTGTACGAAGTCGCGCATTACGTGGCCGAGGTCGCCAACCTGTCGCCCGACGAGCACATGGCATACGTCGGCCAGTCGGCGTTCGCCCACAAGGGCGGCATCCACGTCGCGGCGATGCGCCGCAACCA from the Chloroflexota bacterium genome contains:
- the leuD gene encoding 3-isopropylmalate dehydratase small subunit, which gives rise to MQPIKTITSKIVSVPNENIDTDQIIPARYLKVTDKAGLGEGLFADWRARDPGFILNQPRAQGAQILVAGDNFGCGSSREHAPWALQGAGFKAVISTSFADIFRNNSLKNGVLPIIVDEDTLHQLQSIAEEDPDAQVNVDLATQSITLPDGRKVGFPIDGFNRTMLLQGVDEIGYTLGKDAAIANFEAQHRTWVNTQPAS
- a CDS encoding GNAT family N-acetyltransferase → MSTPAQVTIRRAVGSDIDAIASIFDGPKAVSGTLQLPYPHPERYKGPVVDNDPNNIILVACAGDEVVGHLGIHLAPNPRRKHTCELGMAVRDDWQGMGVGTALMQAAVDMCDRWLNISRIELAVYVDNVPARRLYEKFGFVSEGVHKMHAFRDGVYVDTMSMARLRKPVNGL
- a CDS encoding citramalate synthase, with the protein product MIQIYDTTLRDGSQREGISYSLDDKLKIARALDDLGVAFIEGGWPGSNPKDAELFERMQTMNLKHALVAAFGSTCRANGTPDDDANIKALLDAHTPVCTVVGKTWTLHVTDVLRTTLADNLRIIEQSIAYLRANGRRVIYDAEHFFDGLRADPTYALETLRAAVRGGAEIAVLCDTNGGSMPWEIGEWVAEVRAVLNFPIGIHTHNDGECAVANTLQAVRAGAVQVQGTVNGYGERCGNANLCAIIPDIELKMNERCLPEGSLTKLYEVAHYVAEVANLSPDEHMAYVGQSAFAHKGGIHVAAMRRNQTSYQHIAPELVGNQMRVVVSELSGRGNLLSKAEEYGLDIGSGDEVSPVLSEIKALESRGFSFEAAEASVALMMQRQQPSYQPPFTLIDFSVLVENRQGRGLLAEASVKIQVKDSIMHTVADGNGPVNALDAALRKALLPFYPQLAQMELADYKVRILDSNSGTGAITRVLIDTSDGVKRWSTVGASANIIDASWRALSDAVEYGLTLATMNA